A window of Nitratireductor kimnyeongensis genomic DNA:
GCCGGTGTTTCGCACAAAACTGTGGTGACGCCGGATTTCACGCGCTCGTCGGTGTGATTGCCGACCGTGAGCCCCGCCACATCGGTGATCAGGTTTCTGGGCCCCCTGCGCCACATCACTCGACCTCCTGAAACGTCTGCCCATCGAAGCGGAACAGCCGGTAAAGGGGTTGCTTCAGATCGCCTTTCTCGTCGAAGGAATAGGGTCCGAGCGCTGTCTGAAACGTGCCGGACTGGAGCGCTTCGGCGATGGGGCCGGATCCGGAACGAAGTGCGGCGACCGCGAGTTCGGTGGCTGCGAAGGCGGGCAGTACGTATCCGTCGGGAACAATGTCCGCCTCTTCGAGGGCGCTTCTGGCAGTCTCGGTGGCGATGTCGGCCCACCGTGGCAAGCCGATCATCAGCGTACCATCCGCAAGCGGCATGGCGCTCTCCTCCGCGCGCAATGCTTCGCCGCCGGCAATGACCAGATCGTACTCCATGCCTGCAGCGTCGCGCGCCAGAATGGCGATATCGCTGCGATCACCACCCACGAACACGTGGGTCGCGCCCGAGCGGTTCAGGCGGCCGGCCAAGGCGATCTGATTGTCGAGCTGCGGGCGGAACGTGTCGATGAAGACGGGCTTGAGCTCCTGCAACTCGGCTGTCGCACGCAGATTTTCCGCCAATTCGCGCCCGTAGATGGTTCCATCGTCCACAATGGCAAAAAACGCATCGCGCCAGCGAGGCAAGAGAAGCCGAGCCACCGCATCGCGCTCCGCGTCAGCGCGTGGCGCTGTGCGAAAAACGGGCCAGCCAGTACGTTCGCGTTGATCGGTCAGCGTTGCGGTGCGCACCCCGGGCGTGATGACCGGAATGCCGGCTTCCGCGAAGAGAGGCAGCGCAGCGTCGATGGCGTCTGTGCAAAGAAAGCCCACGACCACTGATACATTCTGATCGATGAGCGAGCGGGCGGCGGCCTCCCCACCTTCGGTGCTGCACTGCGTATCGGCCTCGATGATCCGGGCATTCAGCGTTTGGGCTGCCTTGCGCGCGCCATCGCGCATCTGCCGTCCAAGCAACTCGAAACTGTCGGTCAACGGCGCGGCCAGCCCGACAACCGGCTCCTGCGCATGGGCGGCAGGCAGGCTAAAGGCAGCAAGGCTGCAACAGATAAAAAAGGCCAAGCAACGCATATCGTGGTTCAGTTACCCGTTTGACGGTCACGCAGTAGCATGGGAATCAGCCTGCCGGCATCAGACCTTAACCGCAAAGCTGCTGAACTGGTAAATAACTGTGTCATAAAGCACTTCCGGCAATAAGCTTCTGCACGAGATGTTTGCTGACGTACCGCTTTTTTCTGTTTTTGCACTGTCGGGTATCGGGGCTCCTTGGTAAGGCTTTGGATATTTCCTATATCGCGCATGAGAGTTGAGAAGAGTTGACTGTGCTAAAGACCAACGAGATCGAACCACGCCACTACCGCGATGCCATGGCCCGTTTTGCAGGAGCCGTGCACGTGGTCACGACGGATGGGCCGGCGGGCAAGCGCGGCGTGACGGCCATCGCGGCCTGTTCGGTTTCGGACAATCCGCCCACGGTGCTGGTCTGTCTCAACCGTGAAAACCCGAACAATGACAGCTTTGCAAAGAATGGTGTGTTCGCGCTCAATACACTGACGGCGGATCATCAGGATCTGTCCAATGCCTTTTCGGGACTGACCGGGCTTTCGCCCGAAGAGCGCTTTGCGCTGGCTGAGTGGGACACAATCGCCACCGGTGCTCCCACCCTTCCCGACGCGCTTGCCGTTTTCGACTGCCATGTGGTGAAGACGGTGGAGCTCGGGACGCACCGGGTGTATTTCGGCCATGTTGCAGGCCTCAGCATCGGCGACAAATCGAGCCCGCTCCTCTACCATGAACGAGGCTACCGGGTATTGTAGCCCTACACCCTTTCGGGAAAACTGGGGGAATGATGGCCCAAACGAGCTCACGCGGCCTGCCGCAATCCATCGATGAAACACTGGCGCTTCTGACAGACGGTGGCTACGTGGCCGACCGCTCGCTTGCCACAGTGCTTTATCTCAGCCTGACGATGCAGCGCCCGCTGTTTCTGGAAGGCGAGGCGGGTGTGGGCAAGACCGAGATCGCCAAGGTGCTTGCCGACCGGCTGGGCCGAAAGCTGATCCGATTGCAATGCTATGAGGGACTCGACGTTTCCTCTGCCGTTTATGAGTGGAACTATGCGGCACAGATGATCGAGATCCGCATGGCCGAAGCATCAGGCATTCATGACCGTTCGGAAATGGAAAGCGGTGTCTTTTCGGAGAAGTATCTGATCCGCCGTCCGGTTCTGGAAGCGCTGGAAAGCAGCATCGACGGACCGCCGATCTTCCTGATCGATGAACTCGACCGGGCAGATGAGGCATTCGAGGCCTATCTTCTGGAAGTGCTTTCCGACTTCCAGGTCAGCGTGCCGGAACTGGGCACGATCAAAGCTACCGAACCGCCGATAGTCGTCATCACCACCAACCGCACACGCGAGATCCACGACGCGCTGAAGCGACGCTGTCTTTATCATTGGGTCGATTATCCGGACGCGCAGCGCGAGCTCGAGATTTTGGCCAGGAAGGTGCCGGACGCCAATGCGACGCTTGCAAAACAGATCGTGGTGTTCGTGCAGAAACTGCGTGAGCTCGATCTCTTCAAGGCACCGGGCGTCGCAGAAACCATCGATTGGGCAATGGCACTGACGGCGCTCGGCAAGGAAACACTTGATGCCGAAACCGTGTCCGACACGATGGGCGTGCTCTTGAAGTACCAGGACGATATCGTTCGGATGGAAGAGGGCGAGGGTGTTCGGGTTCTGCAAGAGGTGAGGGTCGGCTGAATGGCCGCTGCGCCGTCAACGCCCTATGAAACCCTGCCGAAACCGGGAGGCGCGCAACTGGCAGGCCGCATTGTGGGCTTTGCCCGCATGCTTCGTCGTGCGGGACTCAGAATCGGACCGGCAGCGGTGATGGATGCGGTGCGCGCCGTGCTTGCAGTGGGGATCGAGAATCGCCTGGATTTCTACTGGACATTGCATTCCACCATGATTTCACGGCGCGAGGACCACGCCGTGTTCGATTCCGTGTTCCGCCTTTATTGGGCGCGCCGGAAGGAACGGGAAGACGCAGAAGACGTTGCGGATGGCGAGGATACGGAGGTGTTGCGCGAGAAAAAGCGCGCCGGCGACCGCCGCGCCGAAGATGCTCTCGATGAGGAACGGCGCGCGATCATCAAGAAGCGCCCGGAGTTCGAACTCGATGCCCGCCTGTCGTTCACCGCGATGGAAGTGCTGCGCGGCAAGGATTTTGCCCAGATGTCGGCCGCTGAACTGGCCGAAGCTCGCCTTGCGATGCGCGACCTTACTCTGCCGTTCGACCGTGTGGCGACGCGGCGTTTCCGGCCGGACCCGCACGGGGCAAGGATCGACCCGCATGCCATGCTGCGGGCGAGCCTGCGCACGGGCGGCGACCTGATCCTGCCAAAATTCCGCTCGCCGCGCGAGATCGCGCCGCCGCTGGTGGCCTTGGTCGATATTTCCGGATCGATGAGCCAGTATTCGCGCATTTTTCTGCATTTTCTCCATGCGCTGACGGAGAAACGCCGCCGCGTTCACAGTTTCACTTTCGGCACGCGGCTGACCAACATCACGCGTGCCCTCAGCCGTCGCGATCCTGACGAGGCTATGGACGAAGCTTCGGGCACCGTGCGCGACTGGTCAGGCGGCACGCGGATCGGAACCGTGCTGGGCGATTTCAACCGGCTGTGGTCACGCCGGGTTCTGGGGCAGGGCGCCATCGTGCTTTTGATCACCGACGGGCTGGAGCGCGACCATATCGAGGTTCTGTCGCGCGAGATGGAGCGGCTTTCGAAATCGTGCCGGCGGCTCATCTGGCTGAACCCGCTGCTGGGGTTCGATGGGTTCGAGCCGCGCGCACGCGGCATGCGCGCCATGCTGCCGCATGTGGATGAGCTGCGGCCCGTACACTCGCTCGATGCGCTGGGCGATCTCGTGGCTGCGCTGACGGCACCGGCCCGTGGCGGGGACTTGGCACGGCACTTCCAGCGTGCCCATATGAGAGGCGGGAGAAACGCCAATGTCTGATCTTGTGCAAAGAGACCACGCGCGCGATCCGCTGATGATCGCGGAGGAATGGATGCGCGCCGGCCGCGATGTGGCGATTGCCACAGTGGTGGAAACCTGGGGCTCTGCGCCCCGGCCCGTGGGAAGCCATCTGGTGATCGACACGGAAGGCAATTTCGAAGGATCCGTTTCGGGTGGCTGCGTCGAAGGCGCGGTGGTGGCGGAAGCCGCTGACGTGCTCGCGGAGGGCAAGCCGCGCATGCTGGAATTCGGTGTGGCCGACGAGACCGCCTGGGAGGTGGGCCTTTCCTGCGGCGGGCGCATTCGCGTCTTTGTGGAGAGGCTTGGTTAGTGGACCCGCATTCGCTGAAGAAACTGAACGCGCTGCGGCGCGAGCGCAACGCCGCGATACTGCTGACGGATCTGGGCGACGGGCGCGACCGGGTGATCGGCGAGGGCGATGCGGTGGCAGGCACGTTGGGAGAAGCCGTGGCCCGCGCCTTCCGTTCGGGAAAATCCGGCGTGGCGGAGGTCGACGGTCGGCAATTTTTCCTGAACGTGCATCTGCCCGCACCGCGTCTCGTGGTGATCGGCGCGGTGCATATCAGCCAGGCGCTGGCACCGATGGCGAAGATCGCCGGGTTTGACCTGACGATCATCGACCCGCGCACCGCCTTTGCCTCGCCGGAGCGGTTTCCGGATGTGGCGCTTCACGCCGAATGGCCGGATGAAGCGCTGGCCCGCCAGCCGCTCGACGCCTATACGGCGCTGGCAGCCCTGACCCATGATCCGAAAATCGATGACCCGGCCCTGAAGGCTGCCTTCGAGGCGGAGTGTTTCTATATCGGAGCGCTGGGGAGCCGGAAGACCCATGCCAAGCGCGTGGAGCGGCTGATCGATCTTGGCGTTGCAGGTGAGATGCTGGAGCGGATCGACGCACCCATCGGGCTCGATATAGGAGCGGCGACGCCAGCCGAGATCGCCGTGGCGGTGCTTGGCTCGGTGATCCGGGCGCTGCGGACGCGCGGGCTCGATGGTGGGGGGCTCCCGTCGTGAAATTCGGGCCGATATCCATCGAGGAGGCGGAGGGCGCGGTGCTCGCGCATTCGACGATGGCCGGTGAGACGAGGCTGCGCAAGGCGCACCGGCTGACGAGAGAAGACATCGCCCTTCTTCGGGCCGAGGGTATCTCGACCGTGATTGCGGCCAAGCTCGAGCCTGGCGATCTGGACGAGGATCAGGCGGCGGAAAGCCTGGCGAAACGTCTGGTGATGGATGGCATCGTCGCCCGTGCGCCGTCGACCGGGCGCGTCAATCTTTTTGCCGAGAGGTCAGGTCTTTTCATTGTCGACAGGGGATCTGTTGACCGGCTTAACGCTGTTGACCCGGCAATAACGCTCGCCACGCTGCCAGACTACAGCCCGGTGGTCGAAGGGCAGATGGTGGCAACGGTGAAGATCATCCCCTTCGCGGTGTCGGGCGAGCGGCTGGACAGCGCGATGAAGACGATCCGATCGAACGTGTTTCGTTTGGCGCCGTTCAGGCCGCACGCAGTCGGTGTGGTGCAGACGGCGCTACCGAGCCTGAAGGACAGCGTGCTCGACAAGACGGCGCGGATCACGGGCGAGCGGCTGGCGCGCTCGGGAAGCCGCGTGACGCGCGAGCTTCGCCCCGCCCATGAGACCGATGCGGTGGCGCGCGCGCTCCATGCGCTCAAGGATGAAAGCGACATGCTGCTCATCTTTGGTGCGTCGGCGGTGTGCGATGCGGACGATGTGATCCCTGCTGCGATCCGCAAGGCGGGCGGTACGGTGGAGCGGGTCGGCATGCCGGTCGATCCGGGCAATCTTCTGGTGCTGGGCACGATTGAAGGCAAGCCGGTGATCGGCGCGCCCGGGTGCGCTCGCAGCCCGAAAACGAACGGCTTCGACTGGGTGCTGGATCGGCTGATGGCGGGGCTTGGCGTTTCATCGGCGGACATTTCCGGCATGGGCGTTGGCGGGCTTCTTGCCGAAATCCCGACACGGCCGCAGCCGCGTGAGGGAAAGGGCCCGACGCGCGAGCCTGTCGTGTGGGGCGTACTTCTGGCGGCGGGACAATCGCGCCGCATGGGCAAACACAACAAACTTCTGGCCTCATTTGACGGTTTGCCGCTGGTGCGGCGGACCGGCGCAACACTGGCGCAGGCCCGCGTGAATGGCGCTGTGGCGGTGCTTGGACATGAAGCGGAACGGGTGGGCGCGGCGCTCGACGGACTCGGGCTGGGACTTGCAACCAACGAGGCCTATGGAGAGGGGCTCTCCACTTCGCTCAAGACCGGCATCGCGGCACTGCCGGAAGAGGCTGCCGGCGCGCTGATCATGCTGGCCGACATGCCGCAGATCGGAACGGACGACCTCGACCGGCTCGTGGACGCGTTTGTGAAGGCGGGCGGGAAGGCAGTGGTGCGGGCTACACACAATGGCAAGCGCGGGAATCCGGTGATACTGCCGCGCACACTCTTTGCCGAGGTGGCGCGGCTTGAAGGCGACACGGGCGCAAGGCATGTGGTGGAGGAGGGGCTGGTTTCGGTGATCGATGTGGAGATCGGCGGTGCGGCGCATCTCGACGTGGATACCCCGGAGGTCCTCAAGAAAGCGGGCGGCGTGTTGAATCAATGAGTTCCGTTTTCACTGCAAAGTCTTGTTTCCTTGTTCTTTTCGCCCTTCTTAGGGTGGCGGAAGCGCAGGCCTTCGAGCTTGCTTCGCACAAGGATCGGCTCTTTGCCTATCCAGGGGTGCTGTCATCGAGCGATGGCGGCGCTTACCGCGTCGTAGACTATCAGGAAATGCGGGACATCAACGGCCGTGATGCGGTGCCGGAACGACAGGTAGAGGGGCGGTACGTCTCCACGGGCGTGCGGCGCGCCCAGCAGGAACTGGCGATGAAAACGGAAGCGGGCACACTGCGCTTTTTTGCCGTCGGCAAAACCAGCGGCGCGAGCGCAATCGTGATCTATCTGCACGGGCAGGGCGGCAATCGCCGGCAGGGGGTGAACGATTTAACCTTCGGCGGGAACTTCAACCGCATCAAGAACCTGATGGTGAAGAGCGGCGGGCTCTATCTTTCACCCGACGTCGCGGATTTCGAAGCAAATGGCAAACGGCAGATCGCGGCGCTGATCTCCCATTACGCGGCCGCTTCGCCGGACGCGCCCGTGTTTGTCGCATGTGGCTCGATGGGCGGTGTCCAGTGCTGGTGGCTGGCGGAAGATGCTTCGATGGTGGAACGGCTGGGCGGGCTGATGCTGCTCGGCTCCCTGTGGCATGAGGCGTTTCTCAAAAGCCCGGCCTTCGCCGCCCGCGTGCCGGTCTTCTTTGGTCACGGCAGCAATGATCGCGTGTTTCCGGTCGAGCGGCAGGAGGAGTTTTTCAGGAAAATTCGTTCCGTAGCAAAGGGTTATCCTGCCCGCTTCGTGCGCTTCGAGACCGGGACGCATGGCACGCCCATCCGCATGACCGACTGGCGCGAAACGCTGAACTGGATGCTCGCCCAACGCTGAGCGGCACCTCAGGGGCCTGTATGATAGTCGAGTACGGTGATCGGATCCTGTTCGCCGTCATAGGACGCGTCGACATCGTAGCGCACGAGGGTGAAGGTCCCTTCCCGGAAGATCCAGGTTCCTGATGAAAAGGCGTCGCCAAGACCGCGCCACTTGTTGTAGCTGGTTAGCGTCAATGTATCGGGATCATAGTCGGAGTTCACGAGCGTGGCGTCGGCGGTATAGCCGACAATGCGGACATCCTCCACGTCGCCTTCGGGATCGCCATCCACATATTGAACGCTGGTTTCCGGAACTGCGAATTGCAACGGGGCGAGCCCGCCATGCTCATCCGCCAGAATATAGGCGTGTGTCTCGTTATAGGCACCGCTTCCGCAATAGAAGCGAAAGAGCCGGGCCTCGTGTTTCGGGGTGTCGAGGCTTTCGTGGGAATAGTTGAAGGCGATGGTGTGGCTTTCAACCTGGTCTTCCCTGTCGCGCTCAAGCGCCTGGGGGCACTCGGTCCCATGGACGGAGGCAAAGAGCGTCCTGGCCTTTTCCAGAACCGTATCGGTTGTGTCGGGTGCGCCCTCGCCGCAGCTGGCCGGCAGAGCGTCGGCCAGTTCGCCGGTGGCCGGCTTCATCTGCGCATTCTCGATGTGAAGCGGGTTGTAGGGCGTTCCCTGTATCTGCGGGTTTGCAAGGCGCAGTGTATAGCAGCCGGCAAATACCCGTTCGCCGCCATCGCTGGCCCGTGCGCGGATGGCGACGGGGAGCGCATAGATGCTGCTGCCGGCCGCACCCTCCGACGTGGCGGTTCCGGTGAGGAGGGAGACGTGGTCGGTGTCTGCATAGCCTTCGGCGTAGGCATTGAGACTGGTAGCCGGGGGCGTTGCGAAATAGTCGTAGGCGCGGGCGTATTCCTTGCGGTTGATCGCGTTGTAAAGCGATTGCAACAGGGCCTGCGGTGTCGACCGGTCGTCCAGATAGGGGCCGTCCTGGGCGAGGGCCGGTGCGTGGAAGACAGCAAGAAGGGCGGCGGTCGTGAATACGGGTTTCATCAGGGCCTCCTCGGCTCGAAACGGCTCGCAGGGTAATGCGGGAAACAACGATTCGCACAGATACTATCGTTCGAACATTGCCCAGAATGTGATCGTGCGGATGGGCCAGACGTGCATTTCCGAAATGATTCAAATAGACTTGGTCAAATCGGGAGTTTCTTAACCGCCACCCGCTAAGGGTGCATGCAGTGCGGTGAGGATGTTTGGATCTCCCGCACCGGCGGGAGAGGCGGTATGGCCATCGGGAGAAGCCGCGATTTTGCGGCATTGCTTGATGAATTGATCGACGAAGATGCGCGGAATGCAGGCGGATCGCCGGCAACGCTCCATTCTCTCGATTATCTGTCGGTGGCCGAGGAACTGCATTCGGGGCGGATCAATTTCACAGACCGACGGGCAGAAGCCGAATATGGAATGCACCAGTCGGCGCCGCCAAGAAGACGCGCCGACCAAGCCAAGACCGTGAAGACGGAGCCACCGGTCGCCATGCCTCTTGCGACCGATCCGGACGAGATCGCCCGTGAGCTGGGGCTGGGCAGAACGACCGATCCCAAAGTGCTTGACCGGCTGCGACGCGATTTTGCCTTTCGCAATCACCCGGACCGTGTACCTGCTCATCTGCGTGCCAACGCGATGACGCGCATGCAGGTGGCGAACATGCTGATCGATGAGGCGAAACGTGGAAAGATCAAGCCGCAGGGGGCCGGTGAAGCCAGGGCATGAGGCGGTCGCGCCTTAGCCAGCGCACGTAGAGCAGCACTGATACGATAGCGAGGCCGCTCACGAGGCCGATCCAGATGCCCGGGCCATTCATACCCAGCACGAAGGCGAGGACCACGCTCGATGTCATGCCAAGCCCCCAATAGCCCAGCAATGAGTAGATCATGGGCACTTTCGTGTCATGGAGGCCACGCAACATTCCCGCGGCGAGCGCCTGTGCGCCGTCGAAAACCTGAAACAGGCCGGCAAGGGCCAGGAATGTGACTGCAAGGGCGATGACCTCTGCATTCTCAGGCAGGTCGAGGTCGAGGAAAGCCCCGATGAGCGGTCGAGGCAGTGTGACCATGATGACGGCCATCAACGCCATGAAGCCAACCCCCATGACGAAGGCAGTCCAACCGGCACGGGTGATCGCGTCGAGGTTTTGTGCGCCGAAGGCCCTGCCAACGCGGACGGTTGCCGCCTGGGCAAGTCCCATGGGAACCATGAAGGTGATGGACGAAATCTGGATGGCGATGGCGTGGGCGGCCAGTGCGGGCCCGCTGATCAGCCCCATCAGAAGGGCTGCCGCGTTGAAGATCGTGACCTCGAAGGTCATGGAGCCGGCGATCGGCAGGCCGAGGCGGATCAATTCAAAGAACCGGGGCCAATCGGGGCGCCAGAAACGGCCAAAAAGCTGATAGCGGCGAAACTGGCGCTCGAGCGAAACGACCAGTGCCAGGCCGAAGAACATGAGCGCGCTTGAAAGCGTGGTGGCGATGCCGGAGCCGGGCACGCCAAGTGCCGGAAAGCCGAGATTGCCGAACATCAGGCACCAGTTCGCCAGAACATTGAACGCCACCATGAGGAACATGATGGTGAGCGCCCAGCCAGGCCGCTCCAGAGCCGAGATGAAGGAACGCAGAACGATGTAGCCGAAAAAGGGCAGGGCGGCCCATTGGAGCGTTCGCACATAACTGCCAGCAACGCCGGCAAGCGACGGGTCCTGCCCCATCCACAACAGGACCCGCTCGGCCTGCCACAGAAGCAGCCAGATCGGGATGGAGACGGCAATGGCCAGCCAAAGCCCCTGCCGCACGGTGCGTCTGACATCGCGCAGGGAATGGAGCTTGCGACCAAGGGCGCTCGCTATCATGGGAGAGGTGGCCAGCAAAAGGCCAAGACCGAATATGAGCGGGGCGAAATAGAGATTGTAGCCGAGTGTTCCCGCCGCCAGCGCTTCGGGTCCAAGTCGCCCCATCATCATGACGTCGGTCGTGGTCATGGCGATCTGCGCCAGATTGGTGAGCACCATTGGCCATGAGAGCGCCAACATTGCACGCGCTTCCGCAATCCAAGGATTGGCCGGCGTGGAAACGCCGGAAGCAATGGCTGCCATGTCGTCTACCCCTTGCAGCAGACGGAACACTCAACGCCTGCCGAAATCACACGCGGAAGGAGGATGCCTTCGGCGCAAAAGTGCTTTTAGCGGGCATTGCCTGTCAGGCAAGCCGGATTGTTTGGACCAGTGGCTCTCAATCGCGCCGGCGCCGGGTTTTGCGTGTTGCGGTCGCTGCACCGCTTTCGGATGCGGGCTTGTTGCGCATGGGGCCGACACGCGCGACGATCTCTGCGATGTCCGGACGGTTTTCGGGCTCTTTGTGGCCATCCAGAGCAGTGCGCATGGCCGCCAGATGCTCGAAGGAGGTGCCGCAGCAGCCGCCGATGATCTTTGCGCCACCATCGACGGCAAGCCGCACATATTCGCTCATCAATTCGGGCGTTCCGGAATAGTGAACCTCGGTGCCGCGAAATTCCGGAATGCCGCAATTGCCCTTGATGACCACCGTTGCGTCGGGCCGCGCTTCGGTCATGTCCAGAAGGGATGCCAGAATGTCGGGCGCGCCAACGCCGCAATTCGCACCGACGGCGACCGGTCCCCTGGGCAGCGCATCGACAACGGTGTGAATGTCTTTCGGCGCGAGCCCCATCATGGTGCGGCCGGCCGTGTCGAAGGAACCGGTATAGGTGTAGGGAAGGCCGACCCGGATCGCGGCCTCGGCTGCCGCGCGGATCTCGTCGGGCGCGGACATGGTTTCGATCCATGCCACTTCCGCGCCGCCCGCCTTGAGCCCTTCCATCTGTTCGGTGAAGGCGTCCACCGCCTCCTCATAGGTGAGCGCGCCGAGCGGCACCAGGAGCTCGCCCGTGGGGCCGACGGAGCCTGCCACGATAACGCGGCGTCCTGCCTTGCCGGCGATGCGGCAGGCAATCTCGGCGGCCTTGCGGTTCAATTCGTGGACACGGTCCTGTGCGTTGTGCAGTTTGAGCCGGTGGCGTGTGCCGCCAAAGGAATTGGTGAGGATGATGTCGGCGCCGGCATCGACGAAGCCCTGGTGCAGGGCCTCGATCTTTTCAGGCGCGTCTTCGTTCCAGAGCTCCGGCGCTTCGCCCGATTCGAGCCCCATGGCAAAGAGATTGGTGCCGGTTGCCCCATCGGCAAGGAGCACGCCGCGTTCCGCAAGCAGAGCATCGATGGGATTTGTGGTGGCCGGGGACTGCATGGGCGCGCCTTCCATTCGGGCGAGGCTTCGATATGGGGAAAGGATATAAAGAAATCTTTATGTCCGTCAATCCGCCATCCTCATCCAAGCCGAAGGCTTTTGACAAACCCGGCTGCCTCATGGGCATTGATCTCGGCATCGCGGATAAGCCCGTCAAAATGCCGGGTCAAGCGCTGAAGGGAGCCGGTGGAGCTGATCACAAGATACATGCCGCCCATGTAGAGAGCCGCGCGATAGGGCCCGAAGATGGTGTAGGGCGCGGAGTAGCGGCGGCGCCCATCGAACAGGAAAAGGCGGAACGTGGGGTAGAGATCGTCGAGCAGGCGCGCCATGTGGATGATCTGGTCGGCGCGGACCTGCTCGGGCAGGGTGCGCCACACACCTTCACCCTTGGCGAAAAGCTCCAGGGTATGCCGGGGCATGCAGACCTCCATGTCGGTCTCGGGCCGGCGATTGTAATCGACGCGATACCGGGCTTCGCTGATTTGTGTGTCGCGGCGCTGGGGCATGGCCTCGGCTTCGTAGTGGATCACGGCTTCCGTGCGCAGAAGATCGGGAATGCCCGAGGGCACATAGCGGATCTTGGTGCCGACGGCTTCGGCATGCCATCTGGCAAGCATCGTGTCGTCGAACCCGCCCTGAGCCTCGGCGATTTCAAGGCTTTCGCGCAGGTCGCCGGTGATGCCCTCGTCCTGACTGAGGCCGAGCAGCCAGTCGAGTGACACCTTGTGTTCGGCTGCAATGTTGATGAGCGTCTCGGCGCGCGGAAGCCGCGTGGACGCGCCGGAAAGAAGCTGGGAGAGGGCGGAGCGGTCTATGCCAACGGCTGCGGCGAAGGCCGACTGGTTGAGGCCGGAGCGCTGGAGCAGGATTCTCAGGCGATCACGGAATGTGTCGGAAAGATCGCGCTTGTCGATAATGACCTTCTCCATCGCACCTATCAACGAATGATGACTTTAGTAAACAAATGCGATGATAAGTGTGCAAAGTCAACGGATTGTGCGCTTTCTCGCATTGCGTGTGTTTCGGCCTACTGACAGAATCCTGTCAGGATCAAAAACGCGCTGCCGTGGTGGCCTGACGGGCTTGGGGGGTGGCGCAGAACCGGAAAACCGATGAATAAAACGACCAGACGCCGGGGCACGCGCTCTGTGGCCGTGGAATGGCCGACGCTTGCCCTGATTTTCGCCTGTTACGGGGGATGGGCGGCAGCGGGTTTTTTGCTCTGGCCTCACTGGCCGCTCGCAGCACTGGCACTGCTGACATTGACGATTGCCCTGCAGAGTTCGCTCATGCATGAATGCCTGCACGGGCATCCAACGCGCTCGGCGGCGATCAATGAAGCGCTGGTGTTCCTGCCCATCGGGCTTGTCTATCCCTATCGCCGGTTCAAGGCGCTGCACCTGCGCCATCACGCGGATGAACGGCTGACCGATCCTTTCGAGGATCCGGAGAGCCACTACAGGGCTCTTTGGCAATATGAGGAAATGCCCGTCTGGGCGCAGCGCCTCCTGACAATCAACAACACGATGCTGGGCCGGTTCGTACTTGGACCGGTGATCATGAATGCCGGCTTTCTGGTTTCGGAATGGAGGCTGGCCGGCGAGAATGCGCGCGGAGTGCGGAAGGCCTGGTTGCTGCATGGGTTGGGGCTGGTCATTGTTCTGACCATCATTGGCTACGGGTTCGATATGCCGCTGTGGCTTTATGGTCTCCTACCGGCCTGGCTCGGACAGTCGCTGATTTCGGTCCGAACCTTTGCCGAGCATCAATGGTCGGAACGGCCGGACGGGCGCACCATC
This region includes:
- a CDS encoding helix-turn-helix domain-containing protein; protein product: MEKVIIDKRDLSDTFRDRLRILLQRSGLNQSAFAAAVGIDRSALSQLLSGASTRLPRAETLINIAAEHKVSLDWLLGLSQDEGITGDLRESLEIAEAQGGFDDTMLARWHAEAVGTKIRYVPSGIPDLLRTEAVIHYEAEAMPQRRDTQISEARYRVDYNRRPETDMEVCMPRHTLELFAKGEGVWRTLPEQVRADQIIHMARLLDDLYPTFRLFLFDGRRRYSAPYTIFGPYRAALYMGGMYLVISSTGSLQRLTRHFDGLIRDAEINAHEAAGFVKSLRLG
- a CDS encoding fatty acid desaturase, which codes for MNKTTRRRGTRSVAVEWPTLALIFACYGGWAAAGFLLWPHWPLAALALLTLTIALQSSLMHECLHGHPTRSAAINEALVFLPIGLVYPYRRFKALHLRHHADERLTDPFEDPESHYRALWQYEEMPVWAQRLLTINNTMLGRFVLGPVIMNAGFLVSEWRLAGENARGVRKAWLLHGLGLVIVLTIIGYGFDMPLWLYGLLPAWLGQSLISVRTFAEHQWSERPDGRTIIVERSPLSLLFLNNNLHLVHHKLPRVPWYRLPALYRERRSEWLAMNGGYSYANYWALLKDFAFQAKEPVPHPALRRMPEAARGFRPRAHGRRVGGQGTVPVPARPVKE